tgttttccatttgtctCTCCCCACATTACCCTgagaaatattcacattttgtagttttaataTGGAGTGTCCTGCAACACACTCAcagataaatacaaaaaaaaaaaagtaagaacagAGACATTTGTACTTCCATGGTTTTACTAAACAACTCTGAAAGCTTTGCAAGCTGTGAACAATTGAGCTATCACTTTCAACACATGAGATACAGTCACAGTATTTTGTCTGTAAGAACAGAACCCAGCAGGATATTTTTATAAAGCATAAATGCTGCCGATATTGGAGTCCAGGCTACGTTGTAGCaactatttaaaacaaattaaaggtCTCACCTTTGAATTGGCCTGTCTTACAGATTAAAGCTCTGACTTGAAGTGGACAATGAAGAGAAAATGCCAGGATTTAAGaggttgtaaaaagaaatttgaagagGTGGATTCAGACAGGGAAGAGTTagttgaaataattaaaaattaagttAGAAAATGAAATCCTACAAAGGGAGATTAGAAAACTCCAAGCTCAGTAAGTGAAAACTATTAAACCTCAGTGACAGTTCAGAGAGGCCTCACACCCCAGCTAACTGCATGTGGCGGCAGAGGAGGGTCAAACCTGATTCCTCCACTTCAGGCCAatgtacaaaacatttttgaaagacAGGAAAGTTACATAAGCCAAGACCTCTAATACTATGATTTACTTTGACAGGAAGCTCTCCAAAAAAATAAGACTGGCCACACCTACATCTGATCTTTGACCTTTCGCTGACAGCAAGATTAAAGCCTAATTTATACCTGATGGCAAAcccacaataaaaacattacaatgCTACTATTACTCAGGTAATAGTAGGTACAAGCAGAGAGGCCATGTGGCCAAGCCACATTTTTGTGGTGCTTAATATTAGCTGTGCacaagaagaaaggaaatgaacTTCGGTTACATGAAGGTACCACGTGTGGAGTTTTAAACCACTAGTAGTGCTACAAAGCAATGTTTTGGTTTGTgcgcacaaaaacaaatgcaagcTAGTTAATGGTAGTAAAGAAGTGCAGCGAGGTGAAAGACCACCtcaaaaaataatctttaaaaatgtttatcgTGTTTGTTGGACAATGcacacaagaaagacaaaattttaaaacattacatttggttgttcacacacaaaaaaaaaaaaaaacctccgCCAGACACCTTTAAGATCTGGTCACAGGAGGTGTTTCTGACTTCTTCCTCCACACATAACTGGAAGAATTCAAGAGTCTCTCAGATGTTGAGTGTTTGTGGACTTGACATAAGGAGTGAGGATGAGCATTTAGAATTCCTTCAGATGTAGGAAAAAATACAGTGTGACCCCCCTCTTGTGTACTTGCTTCATTCTCTTCctcttaaaaaaattattcattcaacCTTTCAGCACTACACACTCCTGCATCCCATATCGCACTGTGGCCATGAAAAGAAAGGTCAGTGCTCTGGGTAATCTACAAGACTGGGTGAAGAGTAGTCAGCATTACCTAATACCAATGTGACCTGAAGTGCATACAGAGCAGGGGGTGCTAAGGGGATCATTTCCAGTGGAAGTGCAGTGCTCCTTAAAAAGGATCTGCAGGATATGTTTAGTTGGGAAAAGTTTGAACTATGGGGAATCAAGTAATCTTGGTGATGGTTCATCGAGTTTcctcaaattaaatcaaaatcaactCATGTCGAGTTTATCAAGTGCCCCCAACTGAGCAAACAGGATCCACCTGAGTGTTTAGTGTCCTGTGTACTAAATAGTGCTTAAGAGGCATTTCACTCCAAATCATCAACGCACACAAAGGATATACATGACAGCTGAAGGAAAGTGCCTGGTCTAATTCTTCTTCCTGTAGAGTATTACTACAGGGGGTGAACTATCAGAGAACAGGTTTACACAATCTTAATCTGGAACAGTATATTGGCTAAATCAGTTTTCCCGGACGCACTGTGTCAGTGTTTGAGGTTGTATTGATGTAGACATGAACAAATTATTCcagtggaaaatgtgtgtgtgtgtatctagaGGCATATCAATGAGCTTTCAGGGCAGGTTCACCTTCTGTGAGCTGCTGGTATTGCCTTTCCATATGTCACTGTCacacaacagagcagcagacaggGAAGGGTGCTGCACTAATCATGAGCAATTAATTTACAATAATCATCAAGAAACGGACAGCTCATGAGGCAATTGTAAGAATCAACATCACAGTCCAATTAAATATTCATCAAAAGCTTCGCAGCAGAATTAGGTTTTTCTTCGGGTGTGAGACATAAAtagagaacaaaaacattagGTATGGACAGCCATCGGTCTGAATGAAGACATTTATGGATTACTGAATGGTATGAATACACTGCTGTGGTTTAGTTTCCCGagtaaataagacaaaaaaaaagaaaattcaggtGAGAggtcacacattttaaatattttttgacattCCATTAAGTCAAAGTGAAATGAGCATGTCCGTAAGAGTCTTAAATTAAGACAGGTTTGTGTTAGGAAGAATCCACAGCATGTGAGATgctatttgtctttatttgtgtcACCATCTAGTGGAGAAAGAGGTGTATGATCATGTTTGGGGACGATTTCTGTGTAAAGGTAAAGGTGTAAGGTTCTACCTACAACAGCTGAGTCTGACGAGCAGCTAACTGCAACAGCAGAATGTCACTGCAAGCTTCAGGAATagaaagtaaaatgtattttttttttttttaaatgatacttagttttgttttccaaGTTTTTTCTTCACCATCAATAATTTAATGTCTTTTCCAGCTGTGAACAGCTGCTTCATTTCTTCTCTGCATTGCATTGTAGGAGAAAAGTACCTATcaacaacacaatcaaattTAGTATGGATTTTATCTGCTGTGAGTGCACTTCAATTTCTCACTTTTCTGCTGTGATTGCATAACAAATTAAAGACACTTCAGTAAGAAAGGTGATGTTTctaataaagataataaaatgtCGATTTTATGGTGCATAGAGTTTTCAGAAAACATTACGGGGAAAACTCAAAACACTTATGAAATGCAGAAACTCAAAACTGAAAGTAAGTTTTGTACGTGTCATACCTTTGCCAGAGACAACTTCATTTTCAGTCCGCCAACGAAATCCAAACTGTAAGGCACAAATTTAACAAGATCAGTGAAAATCAGCAAAGTCATTTTCAATGAAAGTAACACAAATGACAGTTttccccaaaaataaaaattaaaaagattaaattatAAAATCCTATAATATCTTATTGTTATATGCCTTTGAATAGTCATTAGCGTTCAGCTCCATTTGTTTCGGAGGAAGAATTCAGTGTTTCAGGGTGTGAAGGCAGTAGGGGCTGGCCAACCTCtcaaatagaataaaaatcataggaagaaaaaattaaatgtaaacgCTCTTCAGATGGTGTGAATAGCAGAAGCACAAATCTTAATGTGATTACTGTGCTTTGCTTCTTTGCATACGCATTCATGCCTTATGTAACATGGCATTCATGGATAAAGTATCGTCAGCGGCTGGAATTGAAACATCAGTGAACACGAAGCACCACAGATGGTGAGCTCGTCATTTAAACTTGTCATTAATTTGTTAGCCGTGTCTGCGTGGTGCACACTTTCTGCCTGTGGATTCATATGTCTGTGCTGTCGCACCTCATTTGCCTAACACTACAGATCAAAATGCATCTACACTGGGGGGACTGATGCAACTCACCACTGCATTTGCAATCATTATGCAAATTAGAATAATTAATGGTTAGCAGTGGATTCATGTAGAATTTCGAGCCCACTGGACTTATGATGTCAGGGCTGTTTTCTCTTAATTTAAACTATAACACCTCTAACTATTAAGGACACTATGTATTATGCACATATGACAGCTGGCTTATGTACGTCAATATCACTCGCAGTTTTTGATATCAGTAGTTTAGTTACAACACCAACAGACCAAACAGTGCAGCTATTGAGTTATATGCAGACTGCCCTTGGGTTTAACACAGAGTCAATTTAAACTTTGGATTCACCCCAGAAAGGTGCAGTGGTCGCAAGAGACAGAGCTAAGAGCCAAAATACATCATATCCCTGACTTGTACATTAAAGAGAcctgtgttggtttgtgtgtattAGTGTTTGGCTTGTGGAATTTTCTCCTTTAACTCGTGGAGCCACCACTGGGGCAATTAGTGTCATTTTGGAGCACAGAGCAAAAATGGATCATCCTGACAAGTCCTGGCAGCAGTGTCTGCAATTGCGAAGATGTCTACAGTCGctgcattattttgttttagtaCATTTTGCTGTTGTGGTAACTTCTTCCTTATGACAACCAAGTGCTTTACTCCagctttgtttctttgctgctgcAACAGCTTAGATTTCATAGGGAGATTTATAATAGTCTTACTATAAAGACTATTAGTACTGTGGTAATATGGAATGTGCAAAATTGTTATTAGTGACTAAACATTGCTCAAACAGTGTCAACTTCATAAAACCATACTACAGACACATAAAGGCTTCAAAATCTACAATCTAAAATCAGGCAATATGAGCCATTTGATTATTATataacattttccaaaaagcaACAAAGAATGGATTTATCCTGCCTTATTTTCCTTGTATCTGCTGAGGTCAGCTATGCAGTACTCTTTAAACAGTTTGTCGTAGTACTTCTTGGCAAGTTCTTTTTCCCTGAAAGAGAATGAGTTCAGAGTTTCCATATATTTAGAATTCCTTTAgagtcaaacattttcagaacagACTAGAACAACAAtcaaaatcaaactaaatattATAGCAGCAAGTATGAATAATTGACGACTGATGTGCACCATGTCATGTCATCCTCGTCTTCATCCCTCCAGAGAAAGCGATGATTCTCACGCAGCACATCCCGATCTGTTTTGTCTTTAGCACTAagggaaacaaagaaatatataaaaggCTTTTTTCatgcagaaaacagacagataaaGTAAACAATTTCAATAAATGTActtatggtgtgtgtgtgtgtgtgtgtatatatatatatatatatatatatatattcattagGTGAAGTGACAGACTGATAAATTTTACTGCGAGCCACAGTACTTACTTAGAGCGTTTGAAGTCAGCCATCTGACCTCCATAATAAAGTATGTAGTCACCAACAAACTTTTTATGGCGCTCAAACTGGAAACATCCACTTAAGGTCAGCAACTATTTCATTTCTAACATCTGTACACTGAAAAACAAGTGACATTTCCCATATTCCTTAGTTCTAATGTCTTCAAATGAAGGCAACAAACGTTTAGATTAACCAACAAGTCTTAAATGATTTCTAAAAGTGAAAACCTTAAACCTGAAAAATGCCAATTTATAAAGGATACAGCATTCATTGATATCAGGTGTGCTCTTCTGTTCCTGGCTTCCTCTCTGAAAATCAGGAAATAAAATCGGTTAAAAGCATCaacagttttcacatttttgttttattttggttttactACAAACTCTGCGACAATCAGATCAGGATCAATAttgaactgacaaaaaaaaaaatagcaaattgCACATAAAATTAGCTAATGTTTGTACATAATCAGAACCAGCATTAATTATAATGTGAGTATTTGATCAAAAAGGAATGATGGTGATTtttgaaagagaaattaaactACGCAATGGATGCAAGAAGTAAACTTACCTATAATTAAACATAAAACGCAATTACTTGCATGcttaaaaattattaattgcACGCTACCTGTCCACTTCGCTAGAGTATAAACTCCGATGAGCCACCTGGGAATGCTGACCTTCCTGGAATGGCTTCTGTAagatttctgcttcacttttcCTAAAAAAGATGCAAATAAGTAGAAAAAGTCAGTGTTATGGGATTATGCTTTCAACACACATCAGTCTAAATGTAATACTGTTAAAGACATAAatgaaaattgtaaaataagCATTTACATTTCCCACAGTATCATCCTTTTTGTGACTTCCTTTGCTGTCAAACTTATGTCAAGCTTTTGGTCACACCAGACAGACAAACCAATTGGtttagtatttttaattttaccttTTAAGGCCTCTCTGTGAGGATTCTCCCTGTACGTCATCATCACTGAAGTCAGAGTCATAGCCCCCACTTCCGTGTACCTGAGAGGACACAGCAACTACTATGTGTTGGTGAAATCACATTTGATCAGACGAAGGAATTCATTCAAAACTTAATAtaaactcattttcatcataGCAGCTCAGATGATGGGGGGTGAGGGGGCCTGATAGCGtcaactgtaaataaaaactacaCACCCAGAGCATTGTTAAATATGTCCATAATAATGAATTAACTTTTCAGCCAGACTGACAGAATTCTTTACTGTTGTTTAGATTACATCTTAAATAGGATGTTGCTGTGAGTGAATTTAGCTCCAGCCACCACAGTTTATTCTCATATTATGTTTGCTTCTTTATTCAAGGTTCTGACTATGATGCTCATTATTAAAAACGCCTAAAAATAAACCCAGGGTTAGCTAAACGTGTTAATAACCAGCTTTATAGTACAGGTCAGCCAGGAGG
Above is a genomic segment from Echeneis naucrates chromosome 19, fEcheNa1.1, whole genome shotgun sequence containing:
- the fra10ac1 gene encoding protein FRA10AC1, with the protein product MDNLVKVHGSGGYDSDFSDDDVQGESSQRGLKRKSEAEILQKPFQEGQHSQVAHRSLYSSEVDREEARNRRAHLISMNAFERHKKFVGDYILYYGGQMADFKRSNAKDKTDRDVLRENHRFLWRDEDEDDMTWEKELAKKYYDKLFKEYCIADLSRYKENKFGFRWRTENEVVSGKGQFQCGNKRCEKQEGLKSWEVNFAYVEHSEKRNALVKLRLCPECSFKLNHHHKRKEVKAKTKTKRLSAKNQEPPHKKKRKRSSSRSKKHKAKHKRHKDHSNSSSSSEEPLNSDEDSEPEEEPDAQSQADHWRGPAPTVEEKTREEEFDEYFEDMFL